One genomic segment of Drosophila melanogaster chromosome 3R includes these proteins:
- the Atg8b gene encoding Autophagy-related 8b, isoform B: MDMNYQYKKDHSFDKRRNEGDKIRRKYPDRVPVIVEKAPKTRYAELDKKKYLVPADLTVGQFYFLIRKRINLRPDDALFFFVNNVIPPTSATMGALYQEHFDKDYFLYISYTDENVYGRQ, from the coding sequence ATGGATATGAACTACCAGTACAAGAAGGACCACTCGTTCGACAAGCGCCGCAACGAAGGCGACAAGATCCGGCGCAAGTATCCGGACCGTGTGCCCGTCATCGTGGAAAAGGCGCCGAAGACGCGTTACGCGGAGCTGGACAAGAAGAAGTACCTGGTGCCGGCGGACCTGACAGTGGGCCAGTTCTACTTTCTCATCCGCAAGCGTATCAATCTGCGTCCCGACGACgccctcttcttcttcgtAAACAATGTGATCCCACCGACATCGGCCACCATGGGTGCACTGTACCAGGAGCACTTCGACAAGGACTACTTCCTCTACATTTCCTATACCGATGAGAACGTCTATGGACGGCAGTAG
- the Pxt gene encoding Peroxinectin-like has translation MSRILFILLLLIVTQLSELQAAAFSVRQNRFDEVPDLQTPAPLATSTESSKKPEKATSGLLKKCLPCSDGIRCVPQIQCPAHVRMESHEKPQICDLPAGKFGYCCETGQNHTAPKPETSPKERRSGFPTILSPAVLDEARRNFEHLMHGVAQIPVRRGFPDFAHGLVFHSTAKDDLHNFAISNSAIEQVMTTQLFGKKEQVPVEDFITNNVPIKFTETPLAHHCQPPPVCGNIRSVYRSMDGTCNNPEPQRSLWGAAGQPMERMLPPAYEDGIWTPRAHSSDGTPLLGARKISRTLLSDVDRPHPKYNLMVMQFGQVLAHDISQTSSIRLEDGSLVQCCSPEGKVALSPQQSHFACMPIHVEPDDEFFSAFGVRCLNFVRLSLVPSPDCQLSYGKQLTKVTHFVDASPVYGSSDEASRSLRAFRGGRLRMMNDFGRDLLPLTNDKKACPSEEAGKSCFHSGDGRTNQIISLITLQILLAREHNRVAGALHELNPSASDETLFQEARRIVIAEMQHITYNEFLPIIIGPQQMKRFRLVPLHQGYSHDYNVNVNPAITNEFSGAAYRMGHSSVDGKFQIRQEHGRIDEVVNIPDVMFNPSRMRKREFYDDMLRTLYSQPMQQVDSSISQGLSRFLFRGDNPFGLDLAAINIQRGRDQGLRSYNDYLELMGAPKLHSFEQFPIEIAQKLSRVYRTPDDIDLWVGGLLEKAVEGGVVGVTFAEIIADQFARFKQGDRYYYEYDNGINPGAFNPLQLQEIRKVTLARLLCDNSDRLTLQAVPLAAFVRADHPGNQMIGCDDPNLPSVNLEAWRA, from the exons ATGAgtcgcattttatttattttgttgctaCTTATTGTGACGCAACTGAGCGAGTTGCAGGCGGCAGCATTTTCTGTGCGCCAAAATCGTTTTGATGAAGTTCCTGATTTGCAGACTCCTGCACCTCTGGCCACTTCCACTGAATCTTCTAAGAAACCCGAAAAAG CTACCAGTGGTCTGCTGAAAAAATGCCTTCCCTGCAGCGATGGTATAAGATGCGTGCCCCAAATCCAGTGTCCCGCCCACGTTCGCATGGAAAGCCATGAAAAGCCCCAAATTTGCGATCTCCCGGCTGGAAAATTCGGCTACTGCTGCGAGACTGGACAGAATCACACTGCTCCCAAGCCGGAGACCTCTCCCAAGGAGCGTCGATCCGGATTTCCCACCATTCTGTCACCCGCAGTTTTGGATGAGGCGCGTCGCAATTTCGAGCACTTGATGCATGGAGTTGCGCAGATTCCGGTGCGCCGTGGCTTTCCCGATTTTGCCCATGGCCTGGTTTTCCACTCGACGGCCAAGGATGACCTTCACAACTTCGCCATATCGAACAGTGCCATTGAACAAGTGATGACCACCCAGTTGTTTGGGAAGAAGGAGCAGGTGCCCGTAGAAGATTTCATCACCAACAATGTGCCCATCAAGTTCACTGAGACTCCGCTGGCACACCATTGCCAACCGCCCCCAGTTTGCGGCAATATTCGGTCTGTTTATCGCAGCATGGACGGCACTTGCAATAATCCAGAACCACAGAGATCTCTGTGGGGTGCTGCTGGTCAACCGATGGAGCGCATGCTGCCCCCCGCCTATGAAGATGGTATCTGGACACCGCGTGCTCACTCTTCTGACGGCACTCCGCTGTTGGGCGCCCGTAAAATCTCACGAACTCTGCTCTCGGACGTTGATCGTCCTCATCCTAAGTACAATCTTATGGTGATGCAGTTTGGACAAGTCTTG GCTCATGACATTTCACAAACTTCTTCAATCCGGCTCGAGGATGGCAGCCTGGTGCAATGCTGTTCCCCCGAAGGAAAAGTAGCTCTCAGTCCTCAGCAAAGCCATTTTGCCTGCATGCCGATCCACGTTGAGCCGGATGATGAGTTCTTTTCAGCTTTTGGAGTGCGTTGTTTGAACTTTGTTAGATTGTCTTTGGTGCCTAGTCCCGACTGCCAACTCAGTTACGGCAAACAGCTGACCAAGGTGACACACTTTGTGGACGCCTCGCCGGTCTATGGATCGAGTGATGAAGCATCTCGTAGTTTAAGAGCCTTCCGCGGGGGCCGATTGCGAATGATGAATGATTTTGGTCGTGATCTGCTGCCCTTGACAAACGACAAGAAGGCATGTCCCAGTGAGGAAGCCGGAAAGTCCTGTTTCCATTCGG GAGATGGCCGAACAAACCAGATCATATCCCTGATCACCCTTCAAATTCTGCTTGCCCGAGAGCACAACCGTGTAGCCGGTGCACTACACGAACTAAATCCGTCAGCCAGCGATGAAACGCTTTTCCAGGAAGCTCGACGCATCGTCATTGCCGAGATGCAGCATATCACCTACAACGAGTTCTTGCCCATTATAATAGGACCACAACAGATGAAGCGCTTCCGTTTGGTGCCGCTTCACCAGGGCTATTCCCATGACTACAATGTTAATGTGAATCCAGCTATCACAAACGAATTCTCGGGCGCTGCCTATCGCATGGGCCATTCCAG TGTTGATGGTAAGTTCCAAATCCGCCAGGAACATGGTCGCATCGATGAAGTGGTCAATATACCAGATGTGATGTTCAATCCTTCACGGATGCGCAAGCGCGAGTTTTACGACGACATGCTGCGCACTCTATACAGCCAACCCATGCAGCAGGTGGACAGCTCAATCAGCCAGGGA CTCAGTCGCTTTCTGTTTCGCGGGGACAATCCGTTTGGCCTGGATCTAGCTGCCATTAACATTCAGCGAGGACGCGACCAGGGTCTGCGTAGCTACAACGATTACTTGGAATTGATGGGTGCACCCAAACTGCATAGCTTTGAGCAGTTCCCAATTGAA ATTGCCCAGAAGCTGTCGCGCGTTTACCGTACACCCGATGACATTGACCTCTGGGTGGGTGGCCTTCTGGAGAAGGCAGTCGAGGGTGGTGTAGTGGGAGTGACCTTTGCTGAGATCATAGCCGATCAGTTTGCACGCTTCAAGCAGGGCGATCGCTACTACTATGAGTACGACAATGGTATCAATCCTGGCGCATTCAACCCTCTGCAGCTGCAGGAAATTCGCAAGGTAACGTTGGCCCGACTCCTGTGTGACAACTCCGATCGCCTTACGCTCCAAGCTGTGCCATTGGCTGCATTCGTACGTGCTGATCATCCCGG CAACCAAATGATTGGCTGTGATGATCCCAACCTGCCTTCTGTTAACTTGGAGGCATGGCGTGCTTGA
- the CG14321 gene encoding uncharacterized protein, translating to MTRPAIFLVVCSITLLNSVNGYKEIHGMNGKLFPKAATFNFPEYAYKETSKNEITYHELEVTCDQHAQCIGLSPVGVAKINCIRQCISPSCYQDIYAFNELEEGEIDARLNSFKGCVIQRM from the exons ATGACGCGTCCTGCGATTTTCCTCGTTGTCTGCTCAATAACTCTGCTTAATTCCGTCAATGGCTACAAGGAGATCCATGGAATGAATGGCAAGCTGTTTCCGAAGGCGGCGACGTTTAATTTTCCCGAATATGCTTACAAGGAGACCAGCAAAAAT gaaATCACTTACCACGAACTGGAGGTGACCTGTGACCAGCACGCCCAGTGCATTGGCCTTAGtccggtgggcgtggccaagaTCAACTGCATCCGACAGTGCATTTCGCCATCGTGCTACCAGGACATCTATGCCTTCAACGAGCTGGAGGAGGGCGAAATCGACGCCAGGCTGAACTCCTTTAAGGGATGCGTTATCCAACGCATGTAG
- the Lgr1 gene encoding Leucine-rich repeat-containing G protein-coupled receptor 1, isoform B has protein sequence MEKHPSLSQRMGTTYRPRKGLKCLSFEFQCRLLLHHLLLTSLSGRHFVYATSAVGGALSANNCHDIHHGFDVYPNLTAVSLAQSTDTPLTATMPRSAWKCCCWNASNQAEEVECRCEGDGLNRVPQTLTLPIQRLTIASAGLPRLRHTGLKVYGSTLLDVAFTDCLQLELIQDGAFANLTLLRTIYITNAPKLTFLSKDVFLGISDTVDIIRIINSGLTRVPDLGHLPPHNILQMIDLDNNQITRIDSKSIKVKTAQLILTNNEISYVDDSAFFGSKIAKLSLKENKKLQMMHPNAFDGIIDITELDLSSTSLVGLPSAGLQNIEALYIQNTHTLKTIPSIYNFRNLQRAYLTHSFHCCAFQFPSRHDPQRHAQRMLEIEKWRKQCKSDSGTRKERSTLDNPFNMPEDFGSFGGTDDSATDITPITFASFDYMADDTMNKGTFHEKIILNPGDDSSAELCGNFTFRKPNIECYPMPNDLNPCEDVMGYQWLRISVWIVVALAVVGNVAVLTVILSIRPESTPVPRFLMCHLAFADLCLGLYLLLVACIDAHSMGEYFNFAYDWQYGLGCKVAGFLTVFASHLSVFTLTVITIERWLAITQAMYLNHRIKLRPAALIMLGGWIYSMLMSSLPLFGISNYSSTSICLPMENRDVYDTIYLIAILGSNGVAFSIIAVCYAQIYLSLGRETRQAHQNSPGELSVAKKMALLVFTNFACWSPIAFFGLTALAGYPLINVTKSKILLVFFYPLNSCADPYLYAILTSQYRQDLFTLLSKLGLCQQSALKYKDSLSGQATTRFTIHGSIQRHSSLTCKMQTVMGAETQKMLKNSEDYV, from the exons ATGGAAAAGCACCCGAGTCTGTCCCAGCGGATGGGTACCACTTACCGTCCGAGGAAGGGCCTGAAGTGTCTGTCATTCGAGTTCCAGTGCCGCCTGCTTCTCCACCATCTGCTGCTAACGTCGCTGAGTGGCCGGCATTTCGTATACGCCACTAGTGCCGTCGGGGGGGCGCTGAGTGCCAACAACTGTCACGACATCCACCACGGATTCGATGTCTACCCCAATCTCACGGCCGTATCGCTGGCTCAATCGACGGACACGCCCCTGACCGCGACGATGCCACGGTCCGCCTGGAAGTGTTGTTGCTGGAATGCAAGTAATCAA gcggaggaggtggagTGCCGCTGCGAGGGCGATGGACTGAATCGCGTACCGCAAACCCTGACGCTGCCCATACAGCGTCTAACTATCGCATCGGCGGGGCTGCCACGCCTACGCCACACGGGGCTGAAGGTCTACGGATCCACGTTGCTGGATGT GGCCTTCACCGACTGCCTGCAGCTGGAACTGATACAGGATGGCGCTTTTGCTAATTTAACCCTATTGCGAACAAT CTACATCACCAACGCACCCAAGCTGACTTTCCTCTCGAAGGACGTATTCCTTGGCATTTCGGACACCGTGGACATTAT ACGAATCATAAATAGTGGCCTGACCAGAGTTCCTGACTTGGGCCACCTGCCACCTCATAATATTCTGCAAATGAT AGATCTCGATAACAATCAAATCACTCGGATAGACAGTAAATCTATAAAAGTAAAGACTGCCCAATT AATTTTGACAAACAATGAAATAAGCTACGTTGATGACTCCGCTTTCTTCGGCTCCAAGATAGCCAAACT ATCGCtgaaggaaaacaaaaaactgcaAATGATGCATCCCAACGCATTCGATGGCATCATAGACATAACTGAACT CGATCTCTCCAGCACCTCGTTAGTTGGCCTTCCTTCTGCCGGACTTCAGAACATCGAAGCGTTGTACATTCAGAACACCCACACTTTAAAGACCATACCATCCATCTACAACTTCCGG AATCTGCAGAGGGCCTATCTCACCCACTCCTTCCACTGCTGCGCCTTCCAGTTTCCATCTCGGCACGATCCTCAGCGACACGCCCAGCGGATGCTGGAGATTGAGAAATGGCGGAAGCAGTGCAAAAGTGACTCCGGAACGCGAAAGGAGAGATCAACCTTGGATAACCCCTTCAATATGCCAGAAGATTTTGGTTCTTTCGGTGGCACCGACGACTCAGCAACAGATATAACCCCCATCACTTTCGCTTCCTTCGATTACATGGCCGATGACACCATGAACAAGGGCACTTTTCACGAAAAGATCATCCTGAATCCGGGTGATGACTCCTCGGCCGAACTTTGCGGCAATTTTACTTTCAG AAAACCCAATATTGAATGCTATCCCATGCCCAATGATCTAAATCCTTGCGAGGATGTAATGGGCTATCAATGGCTGCGTATTTCCGTCTGGATTGTGGTGGCTCTGGCCGTCGTGGGCAACGTGGCTGTGCTGACAGTAATACTATCGATTAG GCCGGAGTCGACGCCGGTGCCGCGATTTCTGATGTGCCACCTGGCCTTCGCCGACCTGTGCTTGGGCCTCTATCTGCTGCTGGTGGCCTGCATCGATGCGCATTCCATGGGGGAGTATTTCAATTTCGCCTACGATTGGCAGTACG GGCTTGGCTGCAAAGTAGCCGGCTTTCTCACCGTGTTCGCCAGTCATTTGTCGGTGTTCACGCTGACCGTGATTACCATCGAGCGCTGGCTGGCAATCACGCAGGCCATGTACCTGAACCATCGCATCAAGTTGCGTCCTGCAGCGCTCATCATGCTGGGCGGCTGGATTTACTCGATGCTTATGTCCTCGCTGCCCCTGTTTGGCATAAGTAATTATTCGTCGACGAG CATTTGCCTTCCGATGGAAAATCGCGATGTGTACGACACCATTTACCTGATTGCCATTCTGGGCTCCAACGGAGTGGCCTTCTCCATCATAGCCGTCTGCTATGCCCAGATCTATTTGTCCTTGGGTCGCGAGACACGGCAGGCCCACCAGAATAGCCCGGGCGAGTTGAGCGTTGCCAAGAAGATGGCCCTTTTG GTCTTTACAAACTTTGCGTGCTGGTCGCCTATTGCTTTCTTTGGACTCACCGCGTTGGCCGGATACCCACTGATTAATGTTACCAAGTCGAAGATATTGCTAGTCTTCTTCTATCCCTTGAATTCCTGCGCGGATCCCTATCTGTATGCCATATTGACGTCCCAGTATCGCCAGGATCTGTTCACCTTGTTGTCCAA ATTGGGCCTGTGCCAGCAGAGCGCTCTGAAGTACAAGGATAGCCTTTCCGGCCAAGCCACCACCAGATTTACAATCCACGGCTCCATTCAGAGGCACAGCTCACTCACGTGCAAAATGCAGACTGTGATGGGCGCTGAGACGCAGAAAATGCTGAAGAACAGCGAGGATTATGTTTAA